The sequence AGCGACGAGGTGCGGCCTTTACTGCCTTGGTCGTTGCAAGAAGTGTCGTGATAAGTGGATGGGTAGATGGGCGTACGGGTAGATGCGCACAGACTAAGAACAGTTGAAACCCTAGGGTCGAAAGCTGCCCACCGGCCAATTTGCAGGACATAGATTTAAACCGATGATCAGCCAATCCTTTCCGTCGGGTCCAGGGCGGTGGAACGTCCCTGGTCGACGGGGGTCTGGGGCCAGCGAAATGGCCCCAGCGGCATTTCTGGCTTCTCACCACGCACCTCCGTCAGCAATACAGTCCATGTCCCATCAGATAGCCCCTATTTCAGACATCCCCAAAGCATTCATGTCAGACGAGTTAAAGCTATGGGAGCTGGCTGCTGAACTGCGGCGATCGCTTGGCATTCTCCACAAGCAAGACATCCAAACAGCAGCGAATCGTCTGGGGGCCCACGTCCGATCAACCCACCAAAAGCCAATTCTGCTAGGCGACGACTGCGCCGCCATCCCCGACGGCGACGGCTACCTGCTGCTGGCCGCCGAGGGCATGTGGCCCACCCTGGTCGAAACCGACCCCTGGTTCGCCGGTTGGTGCGCCGTCATGGTCAACGTCAGCGACATCTACGCCATGGGGGGCCGCCCGATCGCCGTCGTCGACACCATCTGGAGCCAGTCGCCAGAATCAGTTGATCTCCTCTGGCAGGGCATGGTCGCCGCCTCCCAAGCCTTCAACGTGCCAATTGTAGGAGGCCACACCAGTTGCCACAGCCCCTACGCCGCCCTATCAGTGGCCATCCTGGGCCGCGCCAGCCGCTTGATCACCAGCTTCAGTGCCCAGCCGGGGGATGTGCTGCTCCATGTGGTGGATATGCAGGGCCAGATGCACCCCAAATATCCCTTTTGGAACGCGGCGACGGAGTGTGAGCGCGATCGCCTGCGCGTCAACCTGGAACTGCTGCCCCAACTCGCCGAAGCGGGCCTCTGCGATACCGGCAAAGACATCAGCATGGGCGGCATTGTGGGCACAACGCTGATGCTGCTAGAAACATCGGGGTGCGGAGCGGTGTTAGATGTGGGTGCGATCGCCCCCCCGGCCCAGGTCGAACTCCTGCCCTGGCTGCTCAGCTTCCCCAGCTACGGCTACCTGCTTAGCGTGCGGCCCGACGCCGTGGGCCAAATTCAGCCCCAGTTCCACAACCGAGGGCTGGTGTGCAACCCTGTGGGCAAAATTACTCAAGGGCAAACCCTCACCTTGAAACTGGGTGATGCCTCCCTCTACTTTTGGGATTTTGCCATCGAATCCCTCACCGGGTTTGGAGCTGGAGTTTAATTTTGATTAGCGGGTTTCTCGCTGCCGCCAGAGACCGGGTTTCTGGAGGTTTAGACATAACCTATGGCTACCCACAGAAGAAACCCGGTCTCTTTAAAGCCCTACATTACGTTGCTCGATGTCCCAACCTCTCAGGATTGCTCTGCTGACCTACGCCACCAAGCTGCGGGGCAGTGTGGTGCACACGCTAGAGTTGGCAACGGCGCTGACAGAATTGGGGCATCAGGTCTGCGTCTATGCCCTCGATAAAGACGGTCAGGGCTTTGATCGTTCTATTCCAGCCACCGTGCAGCTAGTGCCCACCCAGCCGCCGCCTACTGGGCTTACCCCCGACCAGGCCACCGACGCGCTGATTCGCCAGCGCATTCAAGAATTGGTCGATTATTTTTTGGCCCATCCTGAAGAAAATTACGATATCTACCACGCCCAAGACTGCATCGGGGCCAACGCCCTGGTGCAGCTCAGGCAGCAGGGACGCGTGCCCAATGTGGTTAGAACCGTCCACCACATCGAAGACTACGCCAGCATCTACCTCAGGCAGTGCCAGGATAAGTCGATTCGCCACCCCGATCTCTGTCTGTGCGTCAGCGATCGCTGGCAGACCGCCCTCCGCCACGAGTACGGCATCGTGGCACCCCGCGTCCTAA is a genomic window of Nodosilinea sp. E11 containing:
- a CDS encoding sll0787 family AIR synthase-like protein, producing MSDELKLWELAAELRRSLGILHKQDIQTAANRLGAHVRSTHQKPILLGDDCAAIPDGDGYLLLAAEGMWPTLVETDPWFAGWCAVMVNVSDIYAMGGRPIAVVDTIWSQSPESVDLLWQGMVAASQAFNVPIVGGHTSCHSPYAALSVAILGRASRLITSFSAQPGDVLLHVVDMQGQMHPKYPFWNAATECERDRLRVNLELLPQLAEAGLCDTGKDISMGGIVGTTLMLLETSGCGAVLDVGAIAPPAQVELLPWLLSFPSYGYLLSVRPDAVGQIQPQFHNRGLVCNPVGKITQGQTLTLKLGDASLYFWDFAIESLTGFGAGV